From a single Poecilia reticulata strain Guanapo linkage group LG2, Guppy_female_1.0+MT, whole genome shotgun sequence genomic region:
- the LOC103479021 gene encoding C2 calcium-dependent domain-containing protein 4C-like has product MKVQLSTGTSARNRFVENCSDKLMKSGVSIRALVLTPERIPTFIIPSSYPASPMFHRDFPTRSRLLLEDNDEDPTGTSPTLSSSWRRLRSPRACRHRVAXTDPTTRAALSLPHVPKVTTSYGFRDVLATTPTTNRRESLFHHRRHVKVTVTAAVPKDTAEVSPTDGTGRSRAGLRPVEALGLKVMEELKKPVAALKALSPAARS; this is encoded by the exons ATGAAGGTCCAGTTGAGCACTGGTACCAGCGCCAGAAACCGGTTTGTAGAGAACTGTTCAG ATAAACTGATGAAATCCGGAGTGTCCATTCGGGCTCTGGTTCTGACTCCGGAACGGATCCCGACCTTCATCATCCCCTCTTCATACCCGGCCTCTCCGATGTTCCACCGGGACTTCCCGACCCGCTCCAGGCTCCTGTTGGAAGATAACGACGAGGACCCAACCGGAACTAGCCCGACTCTATCGTCCTCCTGGCGTCGCCTGCGCTCTCCGAGGGCCTGCCGCCATCGCGTCGCCKATACAGACCCGACGACGCGAGCGGCGTTGTCGCTGCCGCACGTACCGAAGGTGACGACGTCTTACGGCTTCCGCGACGTGTTGGCCACCACGCCGACCACCAACCGGAGGGAGTCTCTGTTTCACCACCGCAGACACGTTAAGGTGACTGTGACTGCCGCGGTACCAAAGGACACAGCGGAAGTTTCTCCTACCGACGGTACCGGTCGGTCCCGGGCCGGCTTGCGGCCCGTTGARGCGCTGGGCTTGAAGGtgatggaggagctgaagaaacCTGTAGCTGCTCTGAAGGCGCTCAGTCCTGCTGCTCGTTCTTAA